The genomic window CGAGGGTGATATTTTTCTGCTCGGCAGCCTTAAAGCCTGAGGCCGTGGCGCGCACGTTGTAGTGACCGATGTGGAGGTCGGGGGCGACATATTGGCCATCGCTATTGGTGGGCAGATCGCGCGTGACCCCAGTCTCCGTGTTGGTAATGGAAATGGTCGCGTTGGCAACCGTCGCACCAGACGGGTCAGTCACTGTACCGAGGATGGTGGCTTCCTGGGCGAACGCCTGTGATGCGAAGAGCATGAAGACGGACGCGAGGAGAAAAGGACTGCGTCGCAGAGCGCGGCCGAAACTCCCGGCGAACAGGGATGAGAGGGATTTCATGTGGAGCCTCCGAGATTTGTAGGTCGCGATCAGTTGGCACGACCGGTTGGTAACGGATAACCGTTTGACAGACAATCTTTGACAGACAATCAGGGTGAGCTAATTCCGGTAAATGGAAACGTTTACGTGATTACATCCGTTGCATGGTCGTTGTCAAGAAGAAAAACGATATAGTGGCCGCGTTTAGGGCGGTTTGGCGGGCTCGAAAAGGGCGCTTTTCACGCTAACAGGAATGGGTGTACTCTGGCGACATACAAACGGCCGCGTGCCGGGGCTGGCAAAAAGAGCCTTCCTGGAGCGGCGGCATGGGGGCGATGAAATGCCGACCCGAAGCTGGATTAGGAAGCTGGCGGTATCAAGCTTGATTCTCTTCGTTTGTTCGACCCACCTGGTTTGCCCGATTCGCTCATTCAGCCAGGAGAGGGCTGCGACGACCCCGGCCCCCTCTGCGGCCGTGGAGTTTCCAGTGATCATGCAGCAGAATGTGACGGCGGGCAAAACTCAGGCCGGAACCAAGGTCGAGGCGAAGTTGGAAGTCGCAACTATGGTGAATGGCGCGGTCATCCCGAGGAACGCGGTATTTTCCGGGGAGGTGATCGATTCAGTGGCGAAAACGAAGACAGACCCGTCGCGCATTGCCATACGAATGGACTCGGCGCGGTGGAAGGACGGATCGGCTCAACTCAAAGTTTATCTCACCGCGTGGTATTACCCCACACAGGATGTGGGTGGCCAGGACTTGCAGTACGGACCGCAGCAATCCGCGAAAGCGACGTGGAACGGACAAGGGCAGTATCCGGATCCGAATTCGAAAAGTTATAAACCGTTTCCGGGGAGCGACTCGGGGAAGGAGTCGGGCGTTCCGGACACGCCGAATGCCAAGACTTCAAACCACCGTGTGCAGATGAAAGATGTAGAAAGTACGACCGGCGCGGACGGGAGTATTGCGCTAGTTTCTAAACGGTCCAATCTCAAATTGGATAAGCTGACGGCGTATGTCTTCTCGAGCAGCGACTTGATGGCCCCGAAGTAGGGTTGGGGCTTGCCCGTTCAAGGGCTCCGGTGGATTTTGGTCACGCGCGGGGCCGGTTGAGCAGGAGATCTCTTCGACTCCGTTCAGGGGCAGGCTCATCGCTTCGCCTGAAAACGGCTGCGCTCCAGGATGACAAACCAGTGGCTGATAAATCCTAGATGATCCAGGAGCCAGCGGGCGGCTTCTTGACCGCGCGATTCCACTGTGCTACAAGCGACGGTCAATCGTAATCGTTAACGCACTTACATCTAGCAGGTTTTTCGCGCCATCTGGCAACTGTTCGGCGTGCTTTGCGGGGGAGAATTGTCCATGGGAACGCCCACTCGAAATATTCTGCACAGAGTTTTCTTTATTGTCGTCGTTCTCATTTCTGCGCTCGGTGCACCGCGTGCCGGGGCACAGACGGCGTCGAGCCCTATCTATCTGGATCCATCCCAGCCGATGGATGTGCGCGTTGACGATCTGATCAGGCGCATGACGCTGGAGCAGAAAGCTTCGCAGCTGGTGAACCAGGCGCGGGCGATTCCCGACTTGCAGGTGCCGAATTATGACTGGTGGAGTGAGGCGTTGCACGGCGTAGCTAACGCGGGGACGGCGACAGTGTTTCCTGAGCCGATTGGACTGGCGGCCACGTTTGACGATCCGCTGATTCACGAGATGGCGATTGTGATTGGGACGGAGGCTCGCGCGAAACATAATCAGGCGATCAAGGCGGGACGGCGCGACATTATGGAGGGTCTGGATTTCTGGTCGCCGAATATTAATATTTTTCGCGACCCGCGCTGGGGGCGCGGGCAGGAGACGTACGGGGAAGATCCATTTTTGACCGGGCGCATGGGCGTGGCGTTCGTGACCGGCTTGCAGGGGGATGATCCGAAGTATTTCCGGGTTATTTCTACGCCGAAACATTTCGCGGTGCACAGCGGGCCGGAGCCGTCGCGGCACAGCATTGACGTTCAGGTTTCGAAGCACGATATGGAAGACACGTACTTGCCGGCGTTCCGCGCAGCGGTGACCGAGGGCAAAGCCGAGTCGGTGATGTGCGCCTATAACCGCGTGAATGGCGAACCGGCGTGCGCGAATACTTTTTTGCTCAAGGACACGTTGCGCGGGGCGTGGAAGTTCAACGGCTATGTGGTATCGGATTGCGACGCGATCGTCGATATTTTTCAGGGCCACCACTTCGTCAAGAGCCAGGCCGAGGCCGCGGCGGTTGCGATTAAGACTGGAATGGACAATGAGTGCGCCGACTTTTTCACCATCGCGAAGGACGATCACGACTACAAGCCGTTCATCGACGCCGTAAAGCAGGGACTGCTCACGGAGGCGGATTTGGACGTTTCGTTGCGGCGGCTGTTTACGGCGCGCATGCGATTGGGAATGTTCGATCCTCCGAGTATGGTTCCGTATGCGCAGACGCCGGAGTCGGAGATTGACAGCGCGGCGCATCGGCAACTGGCGCTGAAGACGGCGCGAGAATCGATGGTGCTGTTGAAGAATGACGGCGTGCTTCCGTTCGCGAGTGGCGTGAAGAAAATTCTCGTGGTCGGGCCCTTGGCGGAGTCGGTGCAGGTGCTGCACGGAAACTACAGTGGTACGGCGTCGTATGCGGTGACGGCGCTTGAGGGGATTCGGAAACAGTTTGCCGGGGCACAGGTTTCCTATGAGCCGGGGACGAATTTTCTGCGGGAGGCTCCGGTGATTCTGACCTCGGTGTTGTCGACCGAGGACGGCAAGCCTGGGCTGAGAGGGGAATATTTTTCGGGAGAATTGACGGGAACGCCGCAAGTCGTACGGGTCGATCCCTACGTCGATCTTCAGCTTTCGCATCCCGATGCGCATGCGCTGCCGGTGCCGGCCGGCATGAAGGATTTCTCAGTACGTTGGACCGGATTTCTGACACCCTCGGAATCCCGTACTTATCAGATCGGTTTGATGGGGTCGATGCAGCGGCTGTGGCTGGACGGCAAATTAATTATCGATGACTTCGTGGGGCACGATCCCAATCCGCAGTTCGCGACGGTTACGCTCACCAAGGGACATAAATACGCGGTGAAAATCGAGTATCTGGCCGGCGGGCGGACGACGAAGCTGGTCTGGTTGCCGGTGAGCGGCGATCCGTTGGTGGAAGCGGTCTCGGCGGCACAGCAGGCTGATGCAGTGGTCGCGGTGGTGGGCATCACATCGAAGCTGGAGGGTGAGGAGATGCGGGTCGACCTGCCCGGATTCAAGGGCGGTGACCGCACGAATCTCAGTCTGCCGGCCGAAGAAGAAGCGCTGCTCGGAGCGCTGAAAGGTTCGGGCAAGCCGCTGGTGGTGGTGCTGATGAATGGCAGCGCGCTGGCCGTGAATTGGGCGAACGATCATGCCAATGCGATCCTGGAAGCTTGGTACTCGGGAGAAGAAGGGGGAACGGCGATCGCGCAGACGCTGGCTGGCGTAAACAATCCGGCCGGACGGTTGCCGGTGACTTTTTATAAAGGAGTGGAGCAGTTGCCGGAGTTCGAAGATTATGCGATGAAGAACCGCACGTATCGGTATTTCACAGGGGAGCCGTTGTATCCGTTCGGATATGGGTTGAGCTATTCGAAGATCGAATATAGCAATCTGAAATTGTCCAGCCCGGAACTGGACGCGGGTAATCCACTGTCGGTTGATGTGGACGTGAAGAACGCCAGCTCACAAGCGGGAGATGAGGTGGTGGAACTTTACGTCACGTTCCCCAAGCTGGCAGGGACGCCCTTGCGGGCGCTGCGCGGGTTTACGCGGATTCATTTGGACGCCGGCGAAATGCGGCATGTGAAGCTAGAGTTGCGGCCGCGCGACTTGAGCTATGTGAATGAAGCCGGGGATCGGATAGTCGCGGAGGGGGATTATGTGATCACTGCCGGCGGAGGACAGCCTGGAACTGGTGCGGCGCAGGCGGAGGCTCATCTCGCGATTCGCGGGGAACAAAAATTGCCGGAGTAAAATGAGCGGAGGCGCGGGGGCGCCCCTCCGGGATGATACGTCGTAAATTTTTTTGCGTGGTGCTCGCGTTCTTGTCCCTGGGGTTCACGGGCGCGTCGTTGGTTGTACAAGCGCAGGGGCTAAAGCCCGAAGATGAAGTGACGCTTCACTCGGCCCCTTCGACAAGCTCAGGGCGGGCTCTAAAGGGCCGCTCTTCCACGTTACCAGCCGCTCCCGGTTCACCCGTTTCGGGCTGGAACCCCGCGGCCGAAAGTCCGATCCGGTTTACCTTTCAACCCATCGATTTCAAGCTGGACAGTGATGAGACGCCGGAGCGGCATGCTCCCGAGACGATGGCGGGCGGCGTCGCTATTTTCGATTACAACAATGACGGGAAGGTCGATATTTTCTTCACCAACGGTGCGGATATCAAGACGCTCAAGAAGGATTCTCCGAAATATTCAGACCACCTTTTCGAGAACGACGGGCACGGGCACTTCACGGATGTGACCGAAAAGGCCGGGCTGGCGGGAACCGGCTACGACATCGGCGTCGCGGTGGGCGATTACGACAACGATGGATACGAGGACATTTTTGTTACGGGCGTGTATCGCAACACGCTGTATCACAACAACGGCAACGGAACCTTCGCTGATGTAACCATGAAGGCCGGCTTGAACAAGCCGGACGCTGAGTATGGGCCGCTGTGGTCGGTGGCCGCGGCTTGGGTGGATGTGAACAACGACGGGCTGCTCGATCTAGTGGTCATCAATTATTTGAAGTGGGATTTCAATCATGAGCCGCTGTGCGAGGCTTATGGGCATCGAGAATATTGCCATCCGAAGTTTTACAAGCCCACGCCGAACCAGTTGTTCCTGAACAATGGCGATGGCACGTTTCGCGATGCATCGGTCGAGGCGGGATTCCGCGCGCATCCGGGCAAAGGGATGGGAGTGGCGGCGGCGGATTCTACGCTCTCGGGCAAGATGGATCTGATGATTCCCAATGACAAGCTGATGAATTCGTTTTATCGAAACCTGGGAGGCGGGAAGTTTGAGGAGGCGGGGTTTGAGGAAAATGTGGCGCTGCGGGAAGACGGCGTTTTCATTTCCGGCATGGGCGTGGATTTTCGCGACCTGGATAATGACGGGTATCCCGATATTTTTCTGGTGGCGCTGGATGGCGAAACTTTTCCGCTTTACCGGAACACCGGCAAGGGAAGCTTTGTGGAGGTGACGCGCGAGAGCAATATGACGAAGCTTTCGCTGCCGATGGCGGGGTATTCTCCGAACATTGCGGATTTTGACAATGATGGGTGGAAAGATATTTTTGTCTCGCGGGGACATGTGCAGTCGCTGCTGGCTGCGCCGAATATTGTTGTCGAGCAGCCGAATTCTGTATTTCGCAATCTGGGGGGAATGAAGTTTTCTGCGTTGACGGCCGAGGCTGGATTTACGGCGCAACCGGCAGCGCGGCATCGGGGGTCGGCCGTGGGGGACTTGAATGGAGACGGGCGGCTCGACGTGGTGGTGTCTGCACTCAGCGCGCCGGCGGAGATTTGGATCAACCAGAGTCCAGGGAACAATCATTGGATTGAATTCAAGTTGCAGGGGACTAAGAGTAATCGCGACGGGATTGGGGCACGGATCAAAGTCGTGACGAAGACGGGTGCGCAGTATAACCACATGACGACGAGCGCGGGGTATGCATCGTCGAGTGCAGGGCCGGTACATTTTGGGTTGGGGGCGAACGCGTCGGCGGATGTGGTGGAGATACGGTGGCCTTCGGGGATTGTGCAGACTTTGCGGGATGTC from Candidatus Sulfotelmatobacter sp. includes these protein-coding regions:
- a CDS encoding glycoside hydrolase family 3 C-terminal domain-containing protein; the protein is MGTPTRNILHRVFFIVVVLISALGAPRAGAQTASSPIYLDPSQPMDVRVDDLIRRMTLEQKASQLVNQARAIPDLQVPNYDWWSEALHGVANAGTATVFPEPIGLAATFDDPLIHEMAIVIGTEARAKHNQAIKAGRRDIMEGLDFWSPNINIFRDPRWGRGQETYGEDPFLTGRMGVAFVTGLQGDDPKYFRVISTPKHFAVHSGPEPSRHSIDVQVSKHDMEDTYLPAFRAAVTEGKAESVMCAYNRVNGEPACANTFLLKDTLRGAWKFNGYVVSDCDAIVDIFQGHHFVKSQAEAAAVAIKTGMDNECADFFTIAKDDHDYKPFIDAVKQGLLTEADLDVSLRRLFTARMRLGMFDPPSMVPYAQTPESEIDSAAHRQLALKTARESMVLLKNDGVLPFASGVKKILVVGPLAESVQVLHGNYSGTASYAVTALEGIRKQFAGAQVSYEPGTNFLREAPVILTSVLSTEDGKPGLRGEYFSGELTGTPQVVRVDPYVDLQLSHPDAHALPVPAGMKDFSVRWTGFLTPSESRTYQIGLMGSMQRLWLDGKLIIDDFVGHDPNPQFATVTLTKGHKYAVKIEYLAGGRTTKLVWLPVSGDPLVEAVSAAQQADAVVAVVGITSKLEGEEMRVDLPGFKGGDRTNLSLPAEEEALLGALKGSGKPLVVVLMNGSALAVNWANDHANAILEAWYSGEEGGTAIAQTLAGVNNPAGRLPVTFYKGVEQLPEFEDYAMKNRTYRYFTGEPLYPFGYGLSYSKIEYSNLKLSSPELDAGNPLSVDVDVKNASSQAGDEVVELYVTFPKLAGTPLRALRGFTRIHLDAGEMRHVKLELRPRDLSYVNEAGDRIVAEGDYVITAGGGQPGTGAAQAEAHLAIRGEQKLPE
- a CDS encoding CRTAC1 family protein, whose protein sequence is MSLGFTGASLVVQAQGLKPEDEVTLHSAPSTSSGRALKGRSSTLPAAPGSPVSGWNPAAESPIRFTFQPIDFKLDSDETPERHAPETMAGGVAIFDYNNDGKVDIFFTNGADIKTLKKDSPKYSDHLFENDGHGHFTDVTEKAGLAGTGYDIGVAVGDYDNDGYEDIFVTGVYRNTLYHNNGNGTFADVTMKAGLNKPDAEYGPLWSVAAAWVDVNNDGLLDLVVINYLKWDFNHEPLCEAYGHREYCHPKFYKPTPNQLFLNNGDGTFRDASVEAGFRAHPGKGMGVAAADSTLSGKMDLMIPNDKLMNSFYRNLGGGKFEEAGFEENVALREDGVFISGMGVDFRDLDNDGYPDIFLVALDGETFPLYRNTGKGSFVEVTRESNMTKLSLPMAGYSPNIADFDNDGWKDIFVSRGHVQSLLAAPNIVVEQPNSVFRNLGGMKFSALTAEAGFTAQPAARHRGSAVGDLNGDGRLDVVVSALSAPAEIWINQSPGNNHWIEFKLQGTKSNRDGIGARIKVVTKTGAQYNHMTTSAGYASSSAGPVHFGLGANASADVVEIRWPSGIVQTLRDVAGDRVVVVKEAGR